The proteins below come from a single Streptomyces sp. M92 genomic window:
- a CDS encoding beta-ketoacyl-[acyl-carrier-protein] synthase family protein, which produces MAGMDIAVTGLGLVTPGGIGVGPSWAAVCDGRPAAALDPLLTDNPVSISCRVPGFDPERLLSARRAHRLDRFVQFALVAAHEAVADAGLDPQTWDGARVGVVLGCADGGPGTVEEQHHVLREQGADRVSPLLLPMQLPNMLAGQTALEFGATGPNLVVATACASGATAIGTARDLLALGRCDIVLAGGSEAMVTPLVMAGFAQMGALSKRHDDPASASRPFDADRDGFVAGEGAGILVMERVADARARGAHVHGRIIGYGATADAHHMTSPHPDGAGIEAAVRAALADAGADPDDVQHVNAHGTSTPLNDLAEARMIGRTLRGEPLVTSTKGVTGHLLGAAGAVEAAFTVLSVEHELVPPIANLVMPDSRIDIKLAQTATYLPIDLALSNSLGFGGQNTALAIAPA; this is translated from the coding sequence ATGGCCGGAATGGACATCGCCGTCACCGGGCTCGGCCTGGTCACCCCGGGCGGTATCGGGGTCGGGCCGAGCTGGGCGGCGGTCTGCGACGGCAGGCCGGCCGCCGCCCTCGATCCGCTGCTGACGGACAACCCTGTAAGTATCTCCTGCCGGGTGCCCGGCTTCGACCCCGAGCGCCTGCTGAGCGCGCGGCGGGCCCACCGCCTGGACCGGTTCGTCCAGTTCGCGCTGGTCGCCGCGCACGAGGCGGTGGCCGACGCGGGCCTCGATCCGCAGACGTGGGACGGGGCTCGGGTGGGTGTGGTGCTGGGCTGCGCAGACGGCGGCCCGGGTACCGTCGAGGAACAGCACCACGTGCTGCGCGAGCAGGGCGCCGACCGGGTCTCGCCGCTGTTGCTGCCCATGCAGCTGCCGAACATGCTGGCCGGGCAGACGGCCCTCGAGTTCGGGGCGACCGGGCCCAACCTGGTGGTGGCCACCGCCTGCGCCTCGGGCGCGACCGCCATCGGCACGGCCCGGGACCTGCTCGCCCTCGGCCGCTGCGACATCGTCCTCGCGGGCGGCAGCGAGGCCATGGTCACCCCGCTGGTCATGGCCGGCTTCGCCCAGATGGGGGCGCTGTCGAAGCGGCACGACGACCCGGCCTCCGCGTCCCGGCCGTTCGACGCCGACCGGGACGGCTTCGTCGCCGGGGAGGGCGCCGGCATCCTCGTCATGGAACGGGTGGCGGACGCCCGTGCCCGCGGCGCCCACGTGCACGGCCGGATCATCGGCTACGGCGCCACCGCCGACGCCCACCACATGACGTCGCCGCACCCCGACGGCGCGGGCATCGAGGCCGCCGTCCGCGCCGCGCTCGCCGACGCGGGCGCGGACCCGGACGACGTCCAGCACGTCAACGCCCACGGCACGTCGACACCGCTGAACGACCTGGCGGAAGCCCGCATGATCGGCCGGACGCTGCGCGGGGAGCCGCTGGTCACATCCACGAAGGGAGTCACCGGACACCTGCTCGGCGCGGCCGGGGCGGTCGAGGCCGCCTTCACCGTGCTGAGCGTCGAGCACGAACTCGTGCCCCCCATCGCCAACCTCGTCATGCCCGACTCCAGAATCGACATCAAACTCGCCCAGACCGCCACCTACCTGCCCATCGACCTCGCCCTGAGCAACTCCCTGGGCTTCGGCGGCCAGAACACGGCCCTGGCCATCGCCCCGGCCTGA
- the serS gene encoding serine--tRNA ligase — MHDPQELLKDGPQAVRRLARRRHDLDPAALADALRERNGAQAEVTRLRTELNRTAKARRSGPPTEEEKASARALRTEVQRAEAAARTAAAHLTELLLSIPNIPLDAVPDGDSEKEAVEIRRGGPAPRPADGARHHADIGEALGILDGPAAARLSGARFAVARGAGARLERALRDFLLDLHTREHGYTEQSVPFLVDRDTMTGTGQLPKFEDDLFRTRVGERELFLIPTAEVPLTNLVAGQLLDSRSLPLAFTASTPCFRAEAGAYGRDTRGILRLHQFEKVELVRVCAPEDAAAQLELMVNHAEECLRRLELAHRVVLLPAADLGFSARMTYDVEVWLPGSGSYREISSVSDCGTFQARRADIRVKRPDGSRTPAVTLNGSALPIGRTVAALLEQGVREDGSVVLPEALVPYTGFHRILPGGDTA, encoded by the coding sequence GTGCACGATCCCCAAGAACTGCTGAAGGACGGGCCGCAGGCCGTACGGCGGCTGGCCCGCCGCCGCCACGACCTCGACCCGGCCGCGCTGGCCGACGCCCTGCGCGAGCGCAACGGCGCGCAGGCGGAGGTGACCCGGCTGCGCACCGAACTGAACCGCACGGCCAAGGCCCGCCGCTCCGGCCCGCCGACCGAGGAGGAGAAGGCGTCCGCCCGGGCGCTGCGGACCGAGGTGCAGCGGGCCGAGGCCGCCGCCCGCACGGCCGCGGCACACCTGACCGAGCTGCTGCTCTCCATCCCCAACATCCCCCTGGACGCGGTCCCGGACGGCGACTCGGAGAAGGAGGCCGTGGAGATACGCCGGGGCGGTCCCGCTCCGCGTCCGGCGGACGGCGCCCGCCACCACGCCGACATCGGGGAGGCCCTCGGCATCCTCGACGGCCCGGCCGCGGCCCGGCTGTCCGGTGCCCGCTTCGCCGTCGCCCGCGGGGCCGGGGCACGACTGGAGCGGGCCCTGCGCGACTTCCTCCTCGACCTGCACACCCGCGAGCACGGCTACACCGAGCAGTCGGTGCCGTTCCTGGTCGACCGCGACACCATGACCGGGACCGGGCAGTTGCCCAAGTTCGAGGACGACCTGTTCCGCACCCGGGTCGGTGAGCGCGAGCTGTTCCTGATCCCCACCGCCGAGGTCCCGCTGACCAACCTGGTGGCCGGCCAGCTCCTCGACTCCCGCTCGCTGCCGCTGGCCTTCACCGCCAGCACGCCGTGCTTCCGGGCGGAGGCCGGGGCGTACGGCCGGGACACCCGCGGCATCCTGCGGCTGCACCAGTTCGAGAAGGTGGAGCTGGTGCGCGTCTGCGCCCCCGAGGACGCCGCCGCGCAGCTCGAACTCATGGTGAACCACGCCGAGGAGTGCCTCAGGCGCCTGGAGCTGGCCCACCGCGTGGTGCTGCTGCCGGCCGCTGACCTCGGGTTCTCCGCCCGGATGACCTACGACGTCGAGGTGTGGCTGCCGGGCAGCGGCTCCTACCGGGAGATCTCCTCGGTCTCCGACTGCGGCACCTTCCAGGCGCGTCGCGCGGACATCCGCGTCAAGCGGCCCGACGGGAGCAGGACCCCGGCGGTCACGCTGAACGGCTCGGCGCTGCCGATCGGCCGCACGGTCGCCGCGCTGCTGGAGCAGGGTGTGCGGGAGGACGGCTCGGTGGTGCTGCCCGAGGCCCTCGTCCCGTACACCGGCTTCCACCGGATCCTGCCGGGCGGGGACACCGCGTAG
- a CDS encoding beta-ketoacyl-ACP synthase III — protein sequence MSTRPAAVVCGIGSYVPPDVVTNEDLARRLDTSDDWIRSRTGIARRRVVAPGTATSDLAVEAGQRALKSAGDGRAGAVVLATTTPDQPCPATAPQVAARLGLGEVPAFDVAAVCSGFLYGLASSAGLIAAGVTDRVLLIAADAFTTIINPEDRATAVIFADGAGAVLLRAGSPGEPGAVGPLVLGSDGGLSDLIEVPAGGSRQRSSGRDPAPEDHFFRMMGRDTYRHAVARMTATSTEAAERAGWRPSDVDRFAAHQANARILEAVSERLGIPAERRLSNIARVGNTGAASLPLLLAESAAQGRLTAGHRLLLTAFGGGLSWGATTLVWPEVTTV from the coding sequence GTGAGCACCCGGCCGGCCGCCGTGGTCTGCGGGATCGGGTCGTACGTCCCGCCCGACGTGGTCACCAACGAGGATCTGGCCCGGCGTCTGGACACCTCGGACGACTGGATCCGCTCGCGCACCGGCATCGCCCGGCGCCGTGTGGTCGCCCCGGGCACGGCAACCAGCGACCTGGCGGTCGAGGCGGGCCAGCGGGCCCTGAAGTCGGCGGGAGACGGGCGGGCGGGCGCGGTGGTGCTGGCCACCACCACCCCGGACCAGCCGTGCCCGGCCACCGCGCCGCAGGTCGCGGCGCGGCTCGGACTCGGCGAGGTGCCCGCCTTCGACGTGGCCGCCGTCTGCTCCGGCTTCCTGTACGGCCTGGCCAGCTCGGCGGGCCTGATCGCCGCCGGGGTGACGGACCGGGTGCTGCTGATCGCCGCGGACGCGTTCACGACGATCATCAACCCCGAGGACCGCGCCACGGCGGTGATCTTCGCGGACGGCGCGGGCGCGGTGCTGCTGCGGGCCGGCTCTCCCGGGGAGCCGGGCGCGGTGGGCCCGCTCGTGCTGGGCAGCGACGGCGGGCTGAGCGATCTGATCGAGGTGCCGGCCGGAGGGTCGCGGCAGCGGTCGTCCGGCCGGGATCCCGCGCCGGAGGACCACTTCTTCCGGATGATGGGCCGCGACACCTACCGGCACGCGGTGGCGCGGATGACCGCGACCTCCACCGAGGCGGCCGAGCGGGCCGGCTGGCGGCCGAGCGACGTCGACCGGTTCGCCGCGCACCAGGCCAACGCCCGCATCCTGGAAGCGGTCTCGGAGCGGCTCGGCATCCCCGCCGAACGGCGGCTGAGCAACATCGCACGGGTCGGCAACACCGGCGCCGCCTCACTGCCGCTGCTGCTGGCCGAGAGCGCGGCCCAGGGACGGCTCACCGCCGGGCACCGGCTGCTGCTGACCGCGTTCGGCGGCGGGCTGTCCTGGGGCGCGACCACGCTGGTCTGGCCCGAGGTAACGACCGTCTGA
- a CDS encoding acyl carrier protein, which produces MLEQLKEILSNKLKVSPEAITPEATREDIELDSLAVVELSLLLKSELGLDVSDDDLLEAETVADMVRLMEERSAKV; this is translated from the coding sequence ATGCTGGAGCAGCTCAAGGAAATCCTGTCCAACAAGCTCAAGGTGTCGCCCGAGGCCATCACTCCGGAGGCCACCCGGGAGGACATCGAGCTGGACTCGCTGGCCGTGGTGGAGCTGTCGCTGCTGCTGAAGTCCGAGCTCGGGCTGGACGTCAGCGACGACGATCTGCTGGAGGCGGAAACCGTGGCCGACATGGTCCGGTTGATGGAGGAGCGGAGCGCGAAGGTCTGA